The proteins below are encoded in one region of Geomonas ferrireducens:
- a CDS encoding PKD domain-containing protein: MADLQKKADGKGIAYPGTVPSTGDAVRDSQTPGTSLYLFLNGGTGADGKPYPKVDLSLWDQATMCGTCHPGGIAYEEDRNGNRLPYKTLTDMAMGDVNPFTSTVWENFSAQGIESSFATIAPWVYPAYAGNRPDPSKPNNGAIIAPSGWGQPMSMPNPNFPGDATKAMPVYAKQLMVPNVKEMDCFFCHLSGYDNVMSSVMTQAGSLNAAPAAGAMLFDMNPASPTYMGYSQYNGNVTFADAGNGMQTVSLSTSLLGRIKGAPDSNNCMQCHATKTLKNLPEMFGVTGTSSGFLSSAPMIFDPNNGVGPNGKRMTSFDINAMWMSTGSSPVITMDNYTQYMMPGMPYVQAQQTFYSPASATGFMGGGNPAQSGPLYYYNSDGSMPDQNALKRSTMPFPRAEWFKRGDAWQAGQDVHGSFGCAGCHFTGNSTNKNQCDPGRGFDMSSTTQDGVPPLWKRQVVKEYDAEGKPVLAVGGEIAAAVQKHDTRNTVKRCEFCHITGKDYYGNPIQTFGAPNPDAAHTQYGLNNNIVQIVDKFDTEQAGFGGQGVPEHTNFTSDKNKLGRGNHLDVMDCTVCHVQKKSMAVRALDATSGMRFPAIVGTDPSKGMIGLFEDPAPDAFNAGAVAQYNQMFAAINQAMGLTEGMPGYQAPIPAGTHVVGGALKEWKPLNLWQRLGNMEAPLSFGNSDKSGMKFRRKIYLSNAISAVIWNNTDSNVDANGDTVPGGDLVPTKPSLVGYTDVFDGLPPHENNTQGYGEPIYDPWIQRDLKAGMNFGPSALSVISIGFNDPMSTASGSAFMPDGTFSPANYWKYVSVWSGAVNFTEPYQITDYKNYRNQLESMKPAALRKDWTKTELAYIGAPFMVTHGVKPVQQYVKGKSCADCHAPGAGFFKGGFDMVGTAIPADHTFNPTSQVSIDQTSGTVTRIPGIPSLDSASNLMGRPLEPVRVKAKLGDLRTAFEGFNKLGQPRTVKFQKSDANYTWTTDLERADILYPPEDGAIYYKIADTNDDGSIKTGATPVNGIAYADYMESIAQNFDATAAGLGVKPVATIAAVNGETGTNAAMLIKGTSYNFAPATTPAAGAKFQWATNAGDTAVPPAVPGAIISAPAAANTGITFTKAGTFRVALTVTNVDGTTATSYKLVNVANPVYIAVTGTTTAPVTTTIPATATRPAYSYTVQQTQVPVTFTLTPPTYDKVRFFWGDGSSSTTLTAADFATANGAGGVAHVYNRYSKYLNATTNKYTYKTTIQLFNGSTLVSSQSVKVEVQ, encoded by the coding sequence GTGGCGGACTTACAGAAAAAAGCAGACGGCAAAGGCATCGCATACCCGGGCACCGTTCCTAGCACCGGCGACGCGGTAAGAGATTCTCAGACCCCCGGCACCAGCCTCTACCTCTTCCTTAACGGCGGCACTGGCGCCGATGGCAAACCGTACCCGAAAGTCGACCTCTCCCTGTGGGACCAGGCGACCATGTGCGGCACCTGCCATCCGGGCGGCATCGCCTACGAAGAGGACAGAAACGGCAACAGGCTCCCCTACAAGACCCTCACCGACATGGCGATGGGCGACGTGAACCCCTTCACCAGCACCGTGTGGGAGAACTTCAGCGCGCAGGGGATCGAATCCTCCTTCGCAACCATCGCTCCGTGGGTCTACCCGGCCTACGCAGGCAACAGGCCTGACCCGAGCAAGCCGAACAACGGCGCGATCATCGCCCCCAGCGGTTGGGGCCAGCCGATGAGCATGCCGAACCCGAACTTCCCCGGCGACGCGACCAAAGCGATGCCGGTCTACGCCAAGCAGCTCATGGTGCCTAACGTTAAGGAGATGGACTGCTTCTTCTGCCACCTCTCCGGCTACGACAACGTCATGTCCTCCGTGATGACCCAGGCAGGAAGCCTGAACGCCGCGCCGGCCGCCGGCGCCATGCTCTTCGACATGAACCCGGCCAGCCCGACCTACATGGGCTACAGCCAGTACAACGGCAACGTGACCTTCGCCGATGCCGGCAACGGGATGCAGACCGTGTCGCTCTCCACCAGCCTGCTCGGCCGCATCAAGGGCGCGCCGGACTCCAACAACTGCATGCAGTGCCACGCCACCAAGACCCTGAAGAATCTCCCCGAGATGTTCGGCGTCACCGGCACCAGCAGCGGCTTCCTCTCCTCCGCGCCGATGATCTTCGACCCGAACAACGGCGTCGGCCCCAACGGCAAGAGGATGACCTCCTTCGACATCAACGCCATGTGGATGTCCACCGGGTCCTCCCCGGTCATCACCATGGACAACTACACTCAGTACATGATGCCCGGCATGCCGTACGTGCAGGCGCAGCAGACCTTCTACAGCCCTGCGAGCGCTACCGGCTTCATGGGCGGCGGCAACCCGGCCCAGTCCGGCCCGCTCTACTACTACAACTCCGACGGCTCCATGCCTGACCAGAACGCGCTCAAGCGTTCCACCATGCCGTTCCCGCGCGCAGAGTGGTTCAAGCGTGGCGACGCATGGCAGGCAGGCCAGGACGTCCACGGTTCCTTCGGTTGCGCCGGCTGCCACTTCACCGGCAACAGCACCAACAAGAACCAGTGCGACCCGGGCCGCGGCTTCGACATGTCCAGCACCACCCAGGACGGCGTTCCGCCGCTTTGGAAGCGTCAGGTCGTGAAGGAATACGACGCAGAAGGTAAGCCGGTCCTCGCCGTAGGTGGCGAGATTGCCGCAGCCGTTCAGAAGCACGACACCCGCAACACCGTCAAGCGCTGCGAGTTCTGCCACATCACCGGCAAGGACTACTACGGCAACCCCATCCAGACCTTCGGCGCGCCGAACCCGGATGCGGCACACACCCAGTACGGCCTGAACAACAACATCGTCCAGATCGTCGACAAGTTCGACACCGAGCAGGCCGGCTTCGGCGGCCAGGGCGTACCCGAGCACACCAACTTCACCTCCGACAAGAACAAGCTCGGCCGCGGCAACCACCTCGACGTCATGGACTGCACCGTCTGCCACGTACAGAAGAAGAGCATGGCGGTACGCGCCCTCGACGCCACCTCCGGTATGCGCTTCCCGGCAATCGTCGGCACCGATCCCTCCAAGGGGATGATCGGCCTGTTCGAGGATCCGGCTCCCGATGCGTTCAACGCAGGCGCAGTCGCTCAGTACAACCAGATGTTCGCAGCAATCAACCAGGCCATGGGCCTTACCGAAGGTATGCCTGGCTACCAGGCGCCCATTCCGGCCGGCACCCACGTGGTGGGCGGCGCGCTCAAAGAGTGGAAACCGCTCAACCTCTGGCAGAGACTCGGCAACATGGAAGCGCCGCTCAGCTTCGGCAACAGCGACAAGAGCGGCATGAAGTTCCGCCGCAAGATCTACCTGAGCAACGCGATCTCCGCAGTCATCTGGAACAACACCGACTCCAACGTCGATGCAAACGGCGACACCGTCCCCGGCGGCGACCTGGTCCCGACCAAGCCCTCGCTGGTCGGCTACACCGACGTCTTCGACGGCCTGCCGCCGCACGAGAACAACACCCAGGGCTACGGCGAGCCGATCTACGACCCGTGGATCCAGCGCGACCTGAAGGCCGGCATGAACTTCGGTCCTTCCGCCCTCTCCGTCATCTCGATCGGCTTCAACGACCCGATGAGCACCGCTTCCGGCTCCGCATTCATGCCGGACGGCACCTTCTCTCCGGCCAACTACTGGAAGTACGTCAGCGTTTGGAGCGGCGCGGTGAACTTCACCGAGCCTTACCAGATCACCGACTACAAGAACTACCGCAACCAGCTTGAGAGCATGAAACCGGCAGCACTGCGCAAGGACTGGACCAAGACCGAACTCGCCTACATCGGCGCTCCGTTCATGGTCACCCACGGCGTGAAGCCGGTACAGCAGTACGTTAAAGGCAAGAGCTGCGCAGACTGCCATGCACCGGGCGCAGGCTTCTTCAAAGGCGGCTTCGACATGGTCGGCACCGCTATCCCGGCCGACCACACCTTCAACCCGACCTCGCAGGTCTCCATCGACCAGACGAGCGGCACCGTCACCCGCATCCCTGGCATCCCGAGCCTCGACTCCGCCAGCAACCTGATGGGTCGTCCGCTCGAGCCGGTACGCGTCAAGGCGAAACTCGGCGACCTCCGCACCGCATTCGAAGGCTTCAACAAGCTCGGCCAGCCGCGCACCGTGAAGTTCCAGAAGAGCGATGCTAACTACACCTGGACCACCGATCTTGAGCGTGCAGACATCCTGTATCCGCCCGAAGACGGCGCCATCTACTACAAGATCGCAGACACCAACGACGACGGCAGCATCAAGACTGGCGCAACCCCTGTGAACGGCATTGCTTACGCCGATTACATGGAGTCCATCGCCCAAAACTTCGACGCAACCGCAGCAGGCCTCGGCGTGAAACCGGTCGCAACCATCGCGGCAGTGAACGGCGAGACCGGCACCAACGCAGCTATGCTGATCAAGGGGACCTCCTACAACTTCGCCCCCGCCACCACCCCGGCAGCCGGCGCCAAATTCCAGTGGGCAACCAACGCTGGTGACACCGCAGTTCCTCCTGCAGTACCGGGCGCGATCATCTCCGCACCGGCCGCAGCAAACACCGGCATCACCTTCACCAAGGCCGGCACCTTCAGGGTCGCCCTTACCGTGACCAACGTCGACGGCACTACCGCAACCAGCTACAAGCTCGTCAACGTAGCCAACCCGGTGTACATCGCAGTAACCGGCACCACCACCGCACCGGTCACCACTACCATCCCTGCCACCGCCACCAGGCCGGCTTACAGCTACACCGTACAGCAGACCCAGGTGCCGGTAACCTTCACGCTTACCCCCCCGACCTACGACAAGGTCAGGTTCTTCTGGGGTGACGGCAGCTCCTCCACCACCCTCACCGCTGCAGACTTCGCAACGGCCAACGGTGCAGGCGGCGTGGCGCACGTGTACAACCGGTACAGCAAGTACCTGAACGCTACTACCAACAAGTACACCTACAAGACCACGATCCAGCTGTTCAACGGGTCGACCCTGGTCAGCTCGCAGTCTGTGAAGGTAGAAGTACAGTAA
- a CDS encoding cytochrome c3 family protein: MYKDGAGAVYNATTAQFETVLFGEVASGTSRVANLVGGATKYYEPYNFTDATTFAQKADNSVAGEMRDCGECHVGGGAMEYMVDDSAATSGTYDANKRKSLRDYVFGGAVTAFNALIDIFNDTPANRGNVVVQDYSQTGVLEMDCLICHQNDYSWEKRKDAVRKGEFDASRAVGSKLAFSAKDGVNVFYNSTSVTATPAGLVANLEYKIVGKPTSNQCSSCHLGNTIETKDAITGVVTVTGGEKYQVDWKKRGEMWSQNGTILDVHGAIGCMGCHERTGATAGTTAQVGVSGNIGDNKLGLCDPAKGGASPFDAMWNKMDKVEFKDCSGCHEYATAPAFATFGAPNSKGAHDRAGLTAKIAYDKAGAQVSHIDLIDCTACHIRKDGFSGGAFVDGTGADEEGRLAVHDTEYVAKGNMNNGVALHWQNGKIYAANLLTSFFWRDMNGLKTINGGFDANNDGREAGMDPLLQTHVANINRINGLHALTADGVVNAAEIATQQAALSAGIRGQLGNTTTQATNAFLPKVSFLMVPFKASHNIASADRAWGKNGCQECHAANAGFYNGAYPINGNMDGKFSFDSNQVTTFTKVNGLVDITDSHPNVVTKDGTRSLPIPILTKFDGPYVQTATPGQTLRNIDRSEVLYENTFQTINQDWVTSIQGGAIAAACSAASPFYCEDPAYIFNAAKKGATSTLGWTLKVDVKDSNGVITSRTVQITDDKVTTVDQLVTLLDNAGKFGSTFFTVTAANGGVKLDAAAGYQIRINKLSDVGPFGLKGALWKTAPIVRGANSYATRAQYVTYLNSITASAFGVGATPVAGIAAVNGESGTTAAPLVKDLSYAIAATGTPAAGARFQWATNAGTAASITDATAASTSISFNKAGTYRVALTVTNVDGATATSYKLVNVTNPVLISVTGTATAPVVKTIAATATRPAYTYTVQETKVPVTVVAGTTYDKVRFFWGDGSSSTTLTAADFATANGAGGVAHVYNRYEKYFKSGTGKYTFKTTIQLFNGSTLVSSQSVIVEVP, from the coding sequence ATGTACAAAGACGGTGCAGGTGCGGTTTACAACGCGACCACGGCCCAGTTTGAAACCGTTCTCTTCGGTGAGGTTGCTTCCGGCACCTCCAGGGTGGCCAACCTCGTTGGCGGCGCGACCAAGTACTACGAGCCGTACAACTTCACCGACGCGACCACCTTCGCCCAGAAGGCGGACAACTCCGTGGCCGGCGAGATGCGCGACTGCGGCGAGTGCCACGTCGGCGGCGGCGCCATGGAATACATGGTCGACGACAGCGCAGCCACCTCCGGGACCTACGACGCCAACAAGCGCAAGTCGCTCCGCGACTACGTCTTCGGCGGCGCAGTCACCGCCTTCAACGCCCTGATCGACATCTTCAACGACACCCCGGCCAACCGCGGCAACGTGGTGGTGCAGGATTACTCCCAGACCGGCGTTCTCGAGATGGACTGCCTCATCTGCCACCAGAACGACTACAGCTGGGAAAAGCGCAAGGACGCGGTCCGCAAGGGTGAGTTCGACGCTTCCCGCGCCGTCGGCTCCAAGCTGGCCTTCTCCGCGAAGGACGGCGTGAACGTCTTCTACAACTCGACCTCGGTAACCGCCACCCCGGCCGGCCTGGTCGCCAACCTCGAGTACAAGATCGTCGGCAAGCCGACCTCCAACCAGTGCTCCTCCTGTCACCTCGGCAACACCATCGAGACCAAGGATGCAATCACCGGCGTAGTGACCGTGACCGGCGGCGAGAAATACCAGGTCGACTGGAAGAAGCGCGGCGAGATGTGGAGCCAGAACGGCACCATCCTCGACGTCCACGGCGCCATCGGCTGCATGGGCTGCCATGAGCGCACCGGCGCTACCGCAGGGACCACCGCCCAAGTCGGCGTGAGCGGCAACATAGGCGACAACAAGCTCGGCCTGTGCGACCCCGCCAAGGGCGGCGCTTCTCCGTTTGACGCCATGTGGAACAAGATGGACAAGGTGGAGTTCAAGGACTGCTCCGGCTGCCACGAGTACGCCACCGCTCCGGCCTTCGCCACCTTCGGCGCACCGAACTCCAAGGGCGCTCACGACAGGGCCGGCCTGACCGCGAAGATCGCCTACGATAAGGCGGGCGCACAGGTAAGCCACATCGACCTCATCGATTGCACCGCCTGCCACATCCGTAAGGACGGCTTCAGCGGCGGCGCGTTCGTCGACGGCACCGGCGCCGACGAGGAAGGGCGTCTGGCAGTCCACGACACCGAGTACGTCGCCAAAGGCAACATGAACAACGGCGTCGCGCTGCACTGGCAGAACGGCAAGATCTACGCCGCCAACCTCTTGACCTCCTTCTTCTGGCGCGACATGAACGGCCTTAAGACCATCAACGGCGGTTTCGACGCCAACAACGACGGCCGCGAGGCCGGCATGGATCCGCTGCTGCAGACCCATGTGGCCAACATCAACCGCATAAACGGCCTGCACGCCCTCACCGCTGACGGCGTGGTGAACGCCGCCGAAATCGCCACCCAGCAAGCCGCCCTCTCGGCAGGCATCAGGGGGCAGCTCGGCAACACCACCACCCAGGCGACCAACGCGTTCCTGCCGAAGGTCTCCTTCCTCATGGTTCCTTTCAAGGCGAGCCACAACATCGCTTCCGCCGACAGGGCGTGGGGCAAGAACGGCTGCCAGGAGTGCCATGCCGCCAACGCAGGCTTCTACAACGGCGCCTACCCGATCAACGGCAACATGGACGGCAAGTTCAGCTTCGACTCCAACCAGGTGACCACCTTCACCAAGGTGAACGGCCTCGTCGACATCACCGATTCGCACCCGAACGTCGTGACCAAAGACGGCACCCGCTCTCTGCCGATCCCGATCCTCACCAAGTTCGACGGTCCCTACGTTCAGACCGCGACCCCGGGGCAGACCCTGCGTAACATCGACCGCAGCGAGGTTCTCTACGAGAACACCTTCCAGACCATCAACCAGGACTGGGTAACCAGCATCCAGGGCGGTGCCATCGCGGCAGCCTGCAGCGCCGCAAGCCCGTTCTACTGTGAAGATCCGGCGTACATCTTCAACGCCGCCAAGAAGGGCGCCACCTCCACCCTCGGCTGGACCCTCAAGGTGGACGTGAAGGACAGCAACGGCGTGATCACCAGCCGCACCGTCCAGATCACCGACGACAAGGTGACCACCGTTGACCAGCTGGTAACCCTGCTTGACAACGCCGGTAAATTCGGCAGCACCTTCTTCACCGTCACCGCCGCCAACGGCGGCGTGAAGCTGGACGCCGCTGCCGGCTACCAGATCCGCATCAACAAGCTCTCCGACGTGGGTCCGTTCGGCCTGAAGGGCGCTCTCTGGAAAACCGCCCCGATCGTTCGTGGCGCCAACAGCTATGCAACCCGCGCCCAGTACGTAACCTACCTGAACAGCATCACCGCGTCGGCCTTCGGCGTCGGCGCCACCCCGGTAGCCGGCATCGCAGCAGTGAACGGCGAGTCGGGCACCACCGCGGCTCCGCTGGTCAAGGACCTCTCCTACGCCATCGCAGCCACCGGCACACCGGCTGCAGGCGCCAGGTTCCAGTGGGCTACCAACGCCGGCACCGCAGCGAGCATCACCGACGCAACCGCAGCAAGCACCAGCATCAGCTTCAACAAGGCCGGCACCTACAGGGTCGCCCTTACCGTGACCAACGTCGACGGCGCTACCGCAACCAGCTACAAGCTCGTCAACGTCACAAACCCGGTACTGATCTCCGTAACCGGCACGGCCACCGCCCCCGTCGTCAAGACCATCGCGGCGACCGCCACCAGGCCGGCATACACCTACACCGTGCAGGAAACCAAGGTGCCGGTAACCGTCGTCGCAGGCACCACCTACGACAAGGTCAGGTTCTTCTGGGGTGACGGCAGCTCCTCCACCACCCTTACCGCTGCCGACTTCGCAACGGCCAACGGTGCAGGCGGCGTGGCTCACGTGTACAACCGCTACGAGAAGTACTTCAAGTCCGGTACCGGCAAGTACACCTTCAAGACCACGATCCAGCTGTTCAACGGGTCGACCCTGGTCTCCTCGCAGTCTGTCATTGTAGAAGTCCCCTAA
- a CDS encoding cytochrome C, with translation MKKRGLKISLLAGASAVAGLTVGGTIAQAAHPAIQLYTYEEVAQQYGAPAMPVMVDPTSKQGMPYSPKQTCMGGGSMGCHTPGNTAGLKSYTDMSKGAYHATLGTAEWMDNSDSGLFMENGKQTGLNPQKPWLQSHGHNGKW, from the coding sequence ATGAAAAAAAGGGGATTGAAAATCTCGCTTTTGGCGGGGGCCTCGGCGGTAGCCGGCCTCACCGTAGGCGGGACGATTGCCCAAGCGGCACACCCGGCAATCCAGCTTTATACCTATGAGGAGGTAGCGCAGCAGTACGGCGCACCCGCCATGCCGGTCATGGTGGACCCGACCTCCAAACAGGGCATGCCCTACAGCCCGAAACAGACTTGCATGGGCGGCGGCTCCATGGGCTGCCACACCCCGGGCAACACCGCCGGGCTCAAGAGCTACACCGACATGTCCAAGGGCGCATACCACGCCACCCTCGGCACCGCCGAGTGGATGGACAACTCCGACAGCGGCCTGTTCATGGAGAACGGCAAGCAGACGGGCCTCAACCCGCAGAAACCCTGGCTGCAGTCCCACGGCCACAACGGCAAGTGGTGA
- a CDS encoding cytochrome C, with protein MKQPTKKTVLLTAASCAALIGVGTGMAMASVSAHKQIPLKDPAGQAITKNADGSAKAYSIKTTCFGTAGCHGDAAAGTSSVLKYTYDDIEKHSYHAQLGANEIRGFNPFNIDSSDAFRTGAGPQGKNWVQSPGHVGSW; from the coding sequence ATGAAACAACCCACCAAGAAGACGGTGCTGCTTACCGCCGCTTCCTGCGCCGCCCTTATCGGGGTCGGCACGGGGATGGCGATGGCTTCCGTCTCTGCCCACAAACAGATCCCGCTCAAGGATCCGGCAGGCCAGGCGATCACCAAGAACGCCGACGGCTCCGCAAAAGCCTACAGCATCAAGACGACCTGCTTCGGCACCGCCGGTTGCCACGGTGACGCTGCCGCCGGCACCTCGAGCGTCCTCAAGTACACCTACGACGACATCGAAAAGCACTCCTACCACGCACAGCTTGGCGCGAACGAGATCCGCGGCTTCAACCCGTTCAACATCGACTCGTCCGACGCTTTCCGCACCGGCGCAGGCCCCCAGGGTAAAAACTGGGTGCAGAGCCCCGGGCATGTGGGGTCTTGGTGA
- a CDS encoding peptidylprolyl isomerase, which yields MPHPKKIVSSTVAAIMLMTMGAGASFAEEATVKDAAALAAKAAQAAQPSPDETLVKVNGTPIIRKEVNRALKIMLKQTGTKQLVPEALKKAQDTILEQLTDSELLYQASKGVEMKDLDQQVKKALAENRAKFKSDAEYKAAMDELLMSPKDLEEFTRKDIAINNMIEVRFGSKVQVAESDAKKFYDDNRTKYFEQGARVRASHILVGVSQSASQKEKDEAKAKAEALLERIKKGEDFAEIARKESTCPSKEKGGDLGVFGQGDMVPPFEKAAFGLKPGEISGVVSTVFGYHIIKLTEALPPSVQPFDEVKAKIVEYLKREKVRAEIPALLKELREKAKIEKA from the coding sequence ATGCCGCACCCGAAGAAGATCGTATCGTCCACCGTTGCCGCAATCATGCTCATGACCATGGGCGCAGGTGCATCGTTTGCGGAAGAGGCCACAGTCAAAGACGCCGCGGCCCTGGCGGCCAAGGCAGCGCAGGCGGCGCAGCCGTCACCCGACGAGACGCTGGTGAAGGTGAACGGCACGCCGATCATCCGCAAGGAAGTCAACCGCGCCCTGAAAATCATGCTGAAGCAGACCGGCACCAAGCAACTCGTCCCCGAAGCGCTCAAGAAGGCGCAGGACACCATCCTCGAGCAACTCACCGATTCGGAGCTCTTGTACCAGGCGTCTAAGGGGGTCGAGATGAAGGACCTGGACCAGCAGGTGAAGAAGGCCCTCGCCGAGAACCGAGCGAAGTTCAAGAGCGACGCCGAATACAAGGCCGCCATGGACGAGCTGCTCATGAGCCCTAAGGACCTTGAGGAATTCACCCGCAAGGACATCGCCATCAACAACATGATCGAAGTCCGCTTCGGCTCCAAGGTGCAGGTGGCGGAAAGCGATGCGAAGAAGTTCTACGACGACAACCGTACCAAGTACTTCGAGCAGGGGGCCAGGGTGAGGGCAAGCCACATCCTCGTGGGCGTCAGCCAGAGCGCCTCCCAGAAGGAAAAGGACGAGGCCAAGGCGAAAGCCGAGGCCCTGTTGGAGCGCATCAAGAAAGGCGAAGATTTCGCCGAGATCGCCAGGAAGGAGTCCACCTGCCCCAGCAAGGAGAAGGGTGGCGACCTGGGGGTCTTCGGCCAGGGGGACATGGTTCCCCCGTTTGAAAAAGCGGCCTTCGGGCTGAAACCCGGCGAGATCAGCGGGGTCGTTTCCACCGTGTTCGGCTACCACATCATCAAACTCACCGAGGCCCTCCCGCCCAGCGTACAGCCCTTCGACGAGGTTAAGGCGAAAATCGTGGAGTACCTGAAGCGCGAAAAGGTACGCGCGGAGATCCCCGCCCTGCTCAAGGAGCTCAGAGAAAAGGCAAAGATAGAAAAAGCCTAA
- a CDS encoding hybrid sensor histidine kinase/response regulator yields MDTPSPAGRLGALRSSFQYKLFLRFTLFSALITIVCVTLFVLHQINQNKRHAAEMLRLQAHALADSVRLPLYAENTDLLQSHARQALTLPEIRGVEIAAASGRIMVRLGTNAGADLIQQSVQVRGNPLTVLPEPGQGEQRPGELIGEVRLFRGTRDLWREGRRLAFLSVVLATASWLFILFSCYLILKRVTASFNSLMQGLENVHCGDYVSRIAVLSDDEPGRASASLNDLAESLRQREEENRRLHAELLAAMEFEIASKQQLVTINLDLEKEIEQRTQARQELKNLVEQLPMGIVWSDERGGVEYLNAFMTKSFGYRQDEVQDVDQLLALLCPEPEYREKVAGKRRAAIEAWEQGNRVTFFEVNALCKDGTVKHLNCSNQRSGARIVDIMIDMTERELLQQQIVRNQKLESIGVLAGGIAHNFNNALTGVLGYISFAKKFIDPSHNSHELLQQAEKATMRAAGFANQLLSFAKGGAPLRKAVPVARLVEESVQLATRGSNVTCLLDLSPELPPVYVDDGQIRQAFNCICINAVQSMPDGGTLTVRGRMVSTDAERLPAPLSGCYVELSFQDEGCGIRDEHKSSIFTPYFTTKAALGTGLGLATVHSIITRHGGVITFDTLLGKGTTFTLYLPVFCIESAQPKLEADAERDAQQALVGCSRRVLVMDDEEMIRLLAAKVLAAKGYEVTLCASGDEAVAMYGRASKEGTPFLAAILDLTVPNGMGGKEAARLILAQDPAARLIVSSGYSNDEVMDSYRDYGFCGSVVKPYDSDKLCGVLEAL; encoded by the coding sequence ATGGACACGCCTTCTCCCGCCGGACGCTTAGGCGCCCTTCGCTCGAGCTTCCAGTACAAGCTGTTCCTGCGTTTTACCCTCTTCTCCGCGCTGATCACCATCGTCTGCGTCACACTCTTCGTATTGCACCAGATCAACCAGAACAAGCGGCACGCCGCCGAGATGCTCCGCCTGCAGGCCCATGCCCTGGCCGACTCGGTGCGGCTTCCCCTTTACGCTGAGAACACCGACCTGCTTCAGTCCCACGCGCGCCAGGCGCTCACCCTTCCAGAGATCCGGGGCGTGGAGATAGCAGCCGCGAGCGGCAGGATCATGGTGCGCTTAGGGACCAACGCTGGGGCGGACCTGATCCAACAGAGCGTGCAGGTGCGGGGCAATCCGCTTACCGTGCTTCCCGAGCCGGGGCAAGGCGAGCAGCGGCCGGGTGAGCTTATCGGCGAGGTGCGCCTTTTCCGTGGCACCCGGGACCTGTGGCGAGAGGGGAGGCGGCTTGCCTTTCTGAGCGTAGTGCTGGCCACGGCGAGCTGGCTCTTCATCCTCTTCTCCTGCTACCTGATCCTGAAGAGGGTGACCGCATCGTTCAACTCGCTGATGCAGGGGCTGGAGAACGTCCACTGCGGCGACTACGTCTCACGCATCGCCGTCCTCTCCGATGACGAGCCGGGGAGGGCCTCTGCATCGCTCAACGATCTGGCCGAGTCGCTCAGGCAACGCGAGGAGGAGAACCGTCGGCTGCATGCGGAACTGCTGGCAGCCATGGAGTTCGAGATCGCCTCGAAGCAACAGCTGGTCACCATCAACCTGGATCTGGAGAAGGAAATCGAGCAGAGGACCCAGGCGCGCCAGGAGCTGAAGAACCTGGTGGAGCAGCTCCCCATGGGGATCGTCTGGTCCGACGAGCGGGGCGGTGTCGAGTACCTGAACGCCTTCATGACGAAGAGCTTCGGTTATCGCCAGGACGAGGTTCAAGATGTCGACCAACTGCTCGCCCTGCTTTGCCCCGAACCGGAGTACCGCGAAAAGGTCGCCGGCAAGCGCCGCGCCGCCATCGAGGCATGGGAGCAGGGGAACCGGGTCACCTTCTTCGAAGTGAACGCGCTTTGCAAGGACGGCACCGTCAAGCATCTGAACTGCAGCAACCAGCGCTCCGGCGCGCGCATCGTCGACATCATGATCGACATGACCGAACGCGAGCTTTTGCAGCAGCAGATCGTGAGAAACCAGAAGCTGGAGTCTATCGGCGTTCTCGCCGGCGGGATCGCGCATAACTTCAACAACGCCCTGACCGGCGTGCTCGGCTACATCTCCTTCGCAAAAAAGTTCATCGATCCGTCGCACAACTCCCACGAGCTTTTGCAGCAGGCCGAAAAGGCGACCATGCGTGCCGCCGGGTTCGCGAACCAGCTCCTTAGTTTCGCCAAAGGGGGAGCCCCCCTGAGAAAAGCCGTCCCGGTCGCGAGGCTGGTGGAGGAATCGGTGCAGCTTGCCACGCGCGGTTCCAACGTTACCTGCCTCCTTGATCTGTCGCCGGAACTCCCCCCGGTGTACGTGGACGACGGCCAGATCCGGCAGGCTTTCAACTGCATCTGCATCAACGCGGTGCAGTCAATGCCGGACGGCGGGACGCTGACCGTGCGCGGGAGAATGGTGTCGACCGACGCGGAAAGGCTTCCGGCCCCCCTGAGTGGCTGCTACGTCGAGCTCTCGTTCCAGGACGAGGGGTGCGGCATCCGCGACGAGCACAAGTCGAGCATCTTCACTCCCTATTTCACCACCAAAGCTGCACTTGGCACCGGGCTTGGTCTTGCGACGGTCCATTCGATCATCACCCGGCACGGCGGGGTGATCACCTTCGACACCCTCTTGGGAAAAGGGACCACCTTCACCCTCTATCTTCCCGTTTTCTGCATCGAATCGGCACAGCCGAAGCTGGAAGCCGACGCGGAGCGCGACGCGCAGCAGGCGCTTGTCGGCTGCAGCAGAAGAGTCCTTGTGATGGATGATGAGGAGATGATTCGGCTCCTCGCCGCCAAAGTCCTCGCGGCCAAAGGGTACGAGGTGACCCTCTGCGCGAGCGGCGATGAGGCCGTCGCCATGTACGGAAGGGCATCAAAGGAAGGGACGCCGTTTTTGGCGGCGATTCTGGATCTCACGGTGCCTAATGGGATGGGGGGTAAGGAGGCGGCGCGTCTTATTCTCGCACAGGACCCGGCGGCGCGGCTCATCGTGTCCAGCGGCTACAGCAACGACGAGGTGATGGATTCGTACCGGGATTACGGGTTTTGCGGGAGTGTGGTGAAGCCTTACGATTCCGACAAGCTCTGCGGGGTGCTGGAGGCGCTGTAA